One window from the genome of Sulfurimonas hongkongensis encodes:
- the moaC gene encoding cyclic pyranopterin monophosphate synthase MoaC produces MNLTHLDKNQRPKMVDVSDKNQTTRVAVASGYIEMSQDAYDAIVSEKTKKGPVLQTAVIAAIMGTKKTSELIPMCHPLNLSGINCDVEELTALPGFKLQVTAKLTGQTGVEMEALTGVSIGLLTIYDMVKAIDKGMIIRDVQLEKKSGGKSGDFKR; encoded by the coding sequence ATGAACTTAACACACTTAGATAAAAACCAAAGACCGAAAATGGTTGATGTATCGGACAAAAATCAAACAACAAGAGTAGCAGTTGCATCAGGATATATAGAGATGAGCCAAGATGCATATGACGCCATAGTAAGTGAAAAAACTAAAAAAGGCCCTGTGCTTCAAACTGCTGTTATTGCGGCTATTATGGGCACAAAAAAAACGAGCGAGCTTATACCGATGTGCCATCCTCTAAACCTTAGTGGCATCAACTGCGATGTTGAAGAACTTACAGCTCTACCAGGTTTTAAGTTACAAGTTACTGCAAAACTAACAGGTCAAACTGGAGTTGAGATGGAAGCACTTACAGGTGTGAGCATCGGACTTTTAACAATATACGATATGGTAAAAGCTATAGATAAAGGCATGATAATAAGAGATGTCCAACTAGAAAAAAAGTCAGGAGGAAAGAGTGGAGATTTTAAACGATAG
- a CDS encoding sensor histidine kinase → MLLKTFKGRILAVSLGMTIVSVLIFGYGLSGIYHQHMHKCLNRSLSFLTNMLSIEFDTKEYSKTMQTQMYQHPQLLNVLQGGLIYDIKIEMLSYKPLSNKERIYQFKKLGNEGYFTVSSSTEKINEELVSMVSDRWVFFIFGFVFTSLLIYFLVRLLFIPFNKLVNHCLTCEDPDKKPEGVTGGSEIITLRDAIASLQQRISRLQKAQHESMKALTHELKTPLAQLRLRIDLANQKGKWSEESIEEAKKEIDEISHKITKILHSRKVSQKVEKTHLKKSVLYLIDELQPLWEHRGLTFEIDMSQDKVLNLPVEAYQRVLRILIENTINHSLKGATIHIHCRQAVLTITNPISREKNKIIDSTGKGLEIVKTLCNYYKWEFDAHSIDSKYQIVLRL, encoded by the coding sequence ATGCTCTTAAAAACATTTAAAGGAAGGATATTAGCCGTATCTTTAGGGATGACAATCGTCTCTGTTCTTATTTTTGGCTATGGGCTCTCTGGCATATACCATCAGCATATGCACAAATGCCTCAACAGAAGCCTCTCCTTTTTGACAAATATGCTCTCTATTGAGTTTGATACAAAAGAGTATTCTAAGACAATGCAAACACAGATGTATCAGCATCCACAACTTCTAAATGTACTCCAAGGGGGACTGATTTATGATATCAAAATAGAGATGCTCTCCTATAAACCTCTCTCAAATAAAGAGCGTATCTATCAGTTTAAAAAACTCGGTAACGAAGGCTACTTTACTGTAAGCTCTTCGACTGAAAAGATTAACGAAGAGCTTGTCAGCATGGTCAGTGACCGATGGGTTTTTTTTATCTTTGGCTTTGTTTTTACATCTCTTCTTATCTACTTTCTTGTACGCCTTTTGTTTATTCCATTTAATAAGCTCGTAAACCACTGTCTCACTTGTGAAGACCCTGACAAAAAGCCCGAGGGAGTAACTGGTGGATCGGAGATTATCACACTTCGTGATGCAATTGCCTCGCTCCAACAACGCATCAGCCGGCTACAAAAAGCACAGCATGAGTCGATGAAAGCACTTACTCATGAGCTAAAAACTCCTCTTGCTCAACTACGTTTGCGTATCGATTTGGCAAATCAAAAAGGAAAATGGAGTGAAGAATCGATTGAGGAAGCAAAAAAAGAGATAGATGAAATCTCACATAAGATTACAAAAATTTTGCATTCACGTAAAGTCAGCCAAAAGGTAGAAAAAACACACCTTAAAAAATCTGTTTTGTATCTCATAGATGAGCTCCAACCTTTATGGGAACATAGAGGGCTCACATTTGAGATAGACATGTCGCAAGATAAGGTTTTAAATCTTCCAGTTGAAGCCTATCAAAGAGTGCTACGTATTCTTATTGAGAACACTATCAACCATAGTCTCAAAGGAGCAACAATTCATATCCATTGCAGACAAGCTGTCTTAACAATTACAAACCCAATCTCTAGGGAGAAAAATAAAATTATTGACTCCACAGGCAAAGGTTTAGAGATTGTAAAGACTCTTTGTAACTACTATAAATGGGAATTTGATGCCCATAGCATAGATTCAAAGTATCAGATTGTGCTACGGCTATAA
- a CDS encoding 3-isopropylmalate dehydratase large subunit, whose translation MAQTITEKIFSQHVGREVFAGEIVRCDIDMVIGNDITTPISISAFNLSGAKELANPDGFSIVLDHFIPAKDIASANQAKISREFAKKHKLKNFFDEKDMGIEHALLPEKGLIVPGDVIIGADSHTCTHGALGAFSTGMGSTDLAFAMITGENWFKVPQTIKVNLSGKPKEHTTGKDIILEIIRLIGVDGALYKTLEFTGSTIEHLNMDDRFSMCNMAIEAGAKNGIVAYDDVTKEFLSDKNLAREPRIHYSDADASYVKVLNIDIDKLEPVIAYPFLPSNGHSITQAVKDEIKIDQAFIGSCTNGRLGDLKVASEILKGNKVHEDVRLIVTPGTQNILKEAYRLGYIDAIIDAGGVVSNPTCGACLGGYMGILGDGEVAVSTTNRNFVGRMGSRSSKVYLANSAVAAISAIKGYIADPRV comes from the coding sequence ATGGCTCAAACTATAACAGAAAAGATATTTTCACAACATGTTGGTAGAGAAGTTTTTGCAGGCGAGATTGTTCGCTGTGATATCGATATGGTTATTGGAAATGACATTACAACCCCTATCTCTATTAGCGCTTTTAATCTTAGCGGTGCTAAAGAACTAGCAAATCCAGATGGTTTTTCTATAGTTCTAGACCACTTTATCCCAGCAAAAGACATTGCATCTGCCAACCAAGCTAAAATCAGCCGTGAATTTGCAAAAAAACATAAACTTAAAAACTTTTTTGATGAAAAAGATATGGGCATAGAGCACGCTCTTTTACCTGAAAAAGGACTTATTGTCCCAGGCGATGTAATCATCGGTGCAGATTCACATACTTGTACTCACGGCGCACTAGGAGCATTTTCAACTGGCATGGGCTCAACTGACTTAGCCTTTGCAATGATAACTGGAGAAAACTGGTTTAAAGTTCCTCAGACTATCAAGGTAAACCTTAGCGGAAAACCAAAAGAGCATACTACTGGTAAAGATATCATCTTAGAAATTATCCGCCTTATTGGTGTTGATGGTGCCTTATATAAGACTCTAGAGTTTACTGGAAGCACTATAGAGCATCTAAATATGGATGATAGATTTTCAATGTGCAACATGGCGATAGAGGCCGGTGCAAAAAATGGCATAGTCGCTTACGATGATGTCACAAAAGAGTTTTTGAGTGACAAAAACTTAGCAAGAGAACCAAGAATCCATTACTCTGATGCAGATGCATCATATGTAAAGGTTTTAAACATAGATATAGATAAACTTGAGCCAGTTATTGCTTATCCATTTTTGCCATCAAATGGTCACTCCATCACTCAAGCTGTAAAAGATGAGATAAAAATAGACCAAGCCTTTATAGGAAGCTGTACAAATGGTCGCTTAGGCGATTTAAAAGTTGCCTCCGAGATACTAAAGGGAAACAAAGTACATGAAGATGTCCGCCTGATAGTCACTCCAGGAACTCAAAATATTTTAAAAGAAGCTTATAGATTAGGCTATATTGATGCTATAATAGATGCAGGTGGAGTTGTGTCAAATCCAACATGTGGGGCTTGCTTAGGCGGATATATGGGAATCTTAGGAGATGGAGAAGTAGCTGTATCTACAACTAATCGTAACTTCGTCGGTCGCATGGGTTCAAGAAGTTCAAAAGTATATTTAGCAAACTCCGCAGTAGCGGCTATCTCAGCTATAAAAGGCTATATAGCAGATCCAAGAGTTTAG
- a CDS encoding iron-sulfur cluster assembly scaffold protein NifU — protein MARADMLGESLWDAYSNKVTTLMNNPKHQGEISEAEAESRGNKLIVADFGAESCGDAVRLYWEIDPTNDKIVDSKFKSFGCGTAIASSDVMTELCIGKTVDEAVKITNIDVEFALRDDPDTPAVPPQKMHCSVMAYDVIKKAAGLYKGVDAESFEEEIIVCECARVSLSTLREVIRLNDLTTIEQITDYTKAGGFCKSCIKPGGHEEREWYLVDILRDTRKEMDEEKMKAAADAGASGDFASMTLVQQIKAVDAVIDESVRQFLIMDGGDMEVIDIKKGDEYIDIYIRYLGACNGCASSSTGTLYAIEATLKEKLSKNIRVLPI, from the coding sequence ATGGCAAGAGCAGATATGTTAGGCGAGTCCCTTTGGGACGCGTACTCAAATAAAGTAACAACGTTGATGAACAACCCTAAGCATCAAGGTGAAATAAGCGAAGCAGAGGCAGAGTCCCGTGGTAATAAACTTATCGTTGCAGATTTTGGTGCAGAGAGCTGTGGAGATGCTGTTCGTTTGTATTGGGAGATAGATCCGACAAACGATAAGATTGTAGATTCAAAGTTTAAGAGCTTTGGTTGTGGAACTGCTATCGCATCTTCTGATGTTATGACTGAGCTTTGTATTGGTAAAACAGTTGATGAGGCTGTAAAGATTACAAATATCGATGTTGAGTTTGCACTTCGTGATGACCCAGATACTCCAGCAGTTCCACCTCAAAAGATGCACTGTTCAGTTATGGCTTATGATGTTATAAAAAAAGCGGCGGGTCTTTACAAGGGTGTAGATGCTGAGAGTTTTGAAGAAGAGATTATTGTTTGTGAGTGTGCGAGGGTTAGTCTTAGCACCTTAAGAGAAGTTATACGACTAAATGACTTAACAACTATCGAGCAGATAACAGACTATACAAAAGCTGGTGGTTTTTGTAAGAGCTGTATTAAGCCAGGTGGACATGAAGAGAGAGAGTGGTACTTAGTGGATATTTTAAGAGATACAAGGAAAGAGATGGATGAGGAAAAAATGAAAGCAGCAGCTGATGCAGGTGCTTCAGGAGACTTTGCTAGTATGACTCTAGTTCAGCAGATAAAAGCAGTTGATGCTGTTATAGATGAGAGCGTTAGACAGTTCCTTATCATGGATGGTGGAGATATGGAAGTTATAGACATCAAAAAAGGTGATGAGTACATAGATATTTACATTCGCTACTTAGGTGCTTGTAATGGATGTGCATCATCTTCAACTGGCACACTTTATGCCATAGAAGCAACTCTAAAAGAGAAACTATCAAAAAACATTCGTGTTCTCCCAATTTAA
- a CDS encoding OmpA family protein has product MKKILLIPTLLLSSSLMMAADYEITPMIGYNIAEGNINLDDYATFGAEFQYNALDFFLKPELSIFYSKADYNTNKLSSGTDTDVWRFALNGVYEYDKVAGIIPLAKVGFGYETMNGDSYKGETGNTDSAFVNAGVGAKIPFNDMLALKLEAVYMLKHNDARYDNNLAILAGLNFAFGQSSQKVAPASEAIVIEPVKEEPAKEVLEETLVEEEVTSVVAVVDGDDDQDGVANSIDLCPDTPMGQAINSDGCPIDITLKINFEFDSAKVDDSLQKPVQDFADFLNKNSNYSTKIVGHTDSTGSEKYNQKLSEKRATSVKNMLIENGVDATKVSTVGKGELDPVADNSTAEGRAKNRRAEAELNRD; this is encoded by the coding sequence ATGAAAAAAATTCTATTAATACCTACACTTCTGCTTTCATCTAGTCTAATGATGGCAGCGGACTATGAAATCACGCCTATGATTGGCTACAACATCGCTGAGGGCAACATCAACTTAGATGATTATGCAACTTTTGGGGCTGAGTTTCAATACAATGCATTAGACTTTTTTCTAAAGCCTGAACTTTCTATTTTTTACTCAAAAGCTGATTATAACACCAACAAACTCTCAAGTGGTACAGATACTGATGTTTGGCGTTTTGCCTTAAATGGTGTTTATGAGTACGACAAAGTAGCTGGTATCATACCTCTTGCTAAAGTAGGATTTGGTTATGAGACTATGAACGGTGACAGCTACAAGGGAGAGACTGGAAACACTGATAGTGCTTTTGTTAATGCTGGGGTTGGCGCTAAGATACCTTTTAATGATATGCTAGCGCTAAAACTAGAAGCTGTCTACATGCTCAAACACAATGATGCTAGATATGACAATAACTTAGCGATTCTTGCTGGTCTAAATTTTGCATTTGGGCAAAGTTCTCAAAAAGTGGCACCTGCAAGTGAAGCAATTGTGATTGAGCCAGTTAAAGAAGAACCCGCAAAAGAGGTTCTAGAAGAGACCTTGGTTGAGGAAGAAGTTACAAGTGTAGTAGCTGTAGTGGATGGAGATGACGATCAAGATGGTGTTGCTAACTCTATAGATCTTTGTCCAGATACTCCTATGGGTCAAGCGATAAATAGTGATGGTTGTCCTATCGATATAACACTAAAGATCAACTTTGAGTTTGACTCTGCTAAAGTAGATGATTCACTACAAAAACCTGTCCAAGATTTTGCAGACTTTTTAAATAAAAATAGTAACTATAGCACTAAGATAGTTGGTCACACAGACAGTACAGGAAGCGAAAAATATAACCAAAAATTATCTGAAAAAAGAGCTACTTCTGTCAAGAATATGCTTATAGAAAATGGTGTTGATGCTACAAAAGTATCGACTGTGGGAAAAGGCGAGCTTGATCCAGTAGCTGACAACTCAACTGCTGAGGGTCGTGCTAAAAATAGACGCGCTGAAGCTGAGTTAAACAGAGATTAG
- a CDS encoding DUF6781 family protein yields MEVDKLTTDIKNSYNKTLEDIQTRVSDAIKKLGNETEIDKLNFHEIKNIAATILEIETKSLKEDVASLVAQKEALDRKLEKKAQELQETKYSVFNAIELELNSNEPALLKLHQVKLQSIDLYEFLSELVESAIITALERDTDGDIKESIQEVIKDLTFEAIKEGSLNTIRIRKILSTILQCAIDVAEATPTKAEDILTATLKGMRSGLIHSIDRFKKRLAYMPVEAKHILIEDYDTIMEDLNQTDVLFSQVVQTQASENSVMINKLLININKNMRYDLEELVYISKEAADMMRERFSSFAKTAVSRADTALKSQAAQEAKRMGKQAWRVAKTALGSAIKTAKGAMDKEKK; encoded by the coding sequence ATGGAAGTAGATAAACTAACAACTGATATAAAAAATTCATATAACAAAACCCTAGAAGATATTCAAACAAGAGTTTCAGATGCTATTAAAAAACTTGGTAATGAGACAGAGATAGATAAGTTAAACTTTCATGAAATTAAAAATATTGCTGCGACTATTTTAGAAATCGAGACAAAATCTCTTAAAGAAGATGTGGCATCACTTGTAGCTCAAAAGGAAGCCTTAGATAGAAAGTTAGAGAAAAAGGCTCAAGAGCTTCAAGAGACAAAGTATAGTGTTTTTAACGCTATTGAATTAGAGTTAAATAGCAATGAACCTGCTCTTTTAAAACTCCATCAAGTAAAACTTCAATCCATAGACCTTTATGAGTTTCTAAGCGAGCTAGTAGAGTCTGCCATCATCACAGCTCTTGAGCGAGACACTGATGGAGATATAAAAGAGAGCATACAAGAGGTCATAAAGGACTTAACTTTTGAAGCCATAAAAGAAGGCTCACTAAATACCATCAGAATCAGAAAAATCCTCTCTACCATCCTACAATGTGCTATAGATGTTGCAGAAGCTACTCCAACAAAAGCAGAAGATATCCTAACTGCAACTCTAAAGGGAATGAGAAGTGGACTTATTCACTCCATAGATAGATTTAAAAAACGTCTCGCATATATGCCGGTTGAAGCTAAGCACATACTTATAGAAGATTATGACACCATTATGGAAGATCTAAATCAAACAGATGTTCTATTCTCTCAAGTAGTTCAAACTCAAGCTAGTGAAAACTCTGTAATGATAAATAAACTTCTTATAAACATCAACAAAAATATGCGTTATGATTTAGAAGAGTTAGTCTATATCTCTAAAGAAGCTGCAGATATGATGAGAGAGAGATTCTCGTCTTTTGCTAAAACTGCTGTTTCACGTGCAGATACAGCTCTTAAATCTCAAGCTGCACAAGAGGCAAAAAGAATGGGTAAACAAGCCTGGAGGGTTGCAAAAACAGCTCTTGGAAGTGCTATAAAAACTGCTAAAGGTGCGATGGATAAAGAGAAAAAATAG
- a CDS encoding NifS family cysteine desulfurase, which translates to MQVYLDNNATTMVDPQVVEAMLPYFSEQYGNPNSLHKFGTSTHPALAKAMDQVYTALNASDNDDIVFTSCATESNNWVLQSVFIDLVLNGDKNHMVTTEVEHPSILATCRFLEEQGVKVTYLPVNDQGVVEAHTVRSFITDKTALVSVMWASNETGMIFPIKEIGEICKEKGVLFHSDGVQAIGKIPVDLQSLHIDFVSMSAHKFHGPKGVGALYIRDSQKLTPLLHGGEHMGGRRSGTLNVPYIVGMGKAIELATTNIEETAAKIRKKRDRLEDAIMQISDTMIVGDRENRTPNTILVSVKGVEGESMLWDLNKGDIGASTGSACASEELEANTVMLAIGADNELAHTGIRLSLSRFTTDAEIDYAISHFQNAVKRLRSISSSYAVQQPTKGGEAKDCELHHP; encoded by the coding sequence ATGCAAGTTTATTTAGACAACAACGCTACAACGATGGTTGACCCTCAGGTAGTAGAAGCAATGCTACCATATTTTAGTGAGCAGTATGGAAATCCAAACTCACTTCACAAATTTGGTACATCAACACATCCAGCTTTGGCTAAAGCAATGGATCAGGTCTATACAGCTCTAAATGCAAGCGATAATGATGATATAGTCTTTACATCTTGTGCGACAGAGTCAAATAACTGGGTATTGCAGTCAGTATTTATAGATCTAGTACTAAATGGAGATAAAAATCATATGGTAACAACAGAGGTTGAGCACCCATCAATTCTCGCGACCTGTAGATTTTTAGAAGAGCAAGGTGTAAAGGTTACATACTTGCCAGTAAATGATCAAGGTGTTGTTGAGGCTCACACAGTTCGTAGTTTTATCACTGATAAGACTGCTTTAGTTTCTGTTATGTGGGCATCAAATGAGACTGGTATGATATTTCCTATAAAAGAGATTGGTGAGATTTGTAAGGAAAAAGGTGTTCTTTTTCACTCTGATGGCGTTCAAGCTATAGGTAAAATCCCAGTAGATTTACAATCCCTTCATATTGACTTTGTATCTATGAGTGCGCATAAGTTTCATGGTCCAAAGGGTGTTGGAGCTTTATATATAAGAGATTCTCAAAAATTAACTCCACTCTTGCACGGTGGAGAACATATGGGTGGTCGTCGCTCAGGAACCCTAAATGTTCCATATATTGTAGGAATGGGAAAAGCAATAGAACTTGCAACTACAAACATAGAAGAGACGGCTGCTAAGATTAGAAAAAAGAGAGACCGCTTAGAAGATGCCATCATGCAAATAAGTGATACTATGATAGTTGGAGATAGAGAAAATCGCACTCCAAATACAATACTTGTCTCAGTCAAAGGTGTTGAGGGGGAGAGTATGCTTTGGGATCTAAACAAAGGCGATATCGGTGCATCAACGGGTTCAGCATGTGCGAGTGAAGAGCTTGAAGCAAACACAGTAATGCTTGCCATTGGAGCTGACAATGAACTAGCCCACACAGGAATCAGGTTGAGCCTTAGTCGTTTTACAACAGATGCAGAGATAGACTATGCAATAAGCCACTTCCAAAACGCAGTAAAAAGGCTTAGAAGCATCTCAAGCTCATATGCAGTTCAACAACCAACAAAGGGTGGAGAAGCAAAGGATTGTGAGCTACATCATCCTTGA
- a CDS encoding hexameric tyrosine-coordinated heme protein: protein MKNILKSMLLLSFLSLGSISCVQAADMKSTQDYMPSLITKTPLEGRMLAIKMVRKTIGAIQQDPKIKQAVRKKYQDDPELLMYAVELVAIEFKTIAIANNYWR, encoded by the coding sequence ATGAAAAATATACTCAAATCCATGTTGTTGTTATCTTTTTTGTCACTTGGATCTATTAGCTGTGTGCAAGCAGCAGATATGAAAAGCACCCAAGACTATATGCCAAGTTTGATCACTAAAACTCCTCTTGAAGGGCGTATGCTTGCTATAAAAATGGTAAGAAAAACAATAGGTGCTATTCAGCAAGATCCAAAAATTAAACAAGCCGTTAGAAAAAAATACCAAGATGACCCTGAACTCTTAATGTACGCAGTGGAGCTAGTAGCAATTGAGTTTAAAACCATAGCTATTGCAAACAACTATTGGCGATAA
- a CDS encoding MOSC domain-containing protein: MSLIQAGKILELFYSTNNGRVNTTELALDDKGVIEDKYYNKDIQRSVLITSQESYELAASHGIDAPYSALGENILIDYNPYHLRPGARFAIGSLELEISQNCTLCKSLAKVDARLPKLLKNDRGVFAKVIGSGTIRRGDNIYLLK, encoded by the coding sequence ATGTCATTAATTCAAGCCGGAAAAATTTTAGAACTATTTTATTCTACAAATAATGGTAGAGTAAATACAACCGAGTTGGCTCTTGATGATAAGGGTGTTATAGAAGATAAGTATTATAATAAAGACATACAAAGATCTGTTTTAATAACTTCGCAAGAGAGTTATGAACTAGCAGCTAGTCACGGTATAGATGCACCATATAGTGCACTAGGGGAAAATATTCTTATAGATTATAATCCTTACCACTTAAGACCAGGAGCGAGATTTGCAATAGGTAGTCTTGAATTAGAGATTAGCCAAAATTGTACACTTTGTAAGAGTTTAGCAAAGGTAGATGCAAGATTGCCAAAATTACTTAAAAATGATAGAGGCGTCTTTGCAAAAGTTATTGGTAGTGGAACTATCCGCAGGGGCGATAATATTTATCTTCTAAAATAG
- the mobA gene encoding molybdenum cofactor guanylyltransferase MobA, with the protein MFDLPCVIFAGGKSSRMKQDKALLSFGGFDTLAEFQLSRLQKIFKNVYISCKDKSRFDFEAQIGEDSFIEDVKSSQTFAPTAGFVAIFATLKTDSFFALSVDAPFVGFKEIKTIVDADTPHADATVAKTAFGIQPMCGIYHRSLESKFIKMLQEDNHKLGYLLKSSKTTFVEFEDERAFLNLNYPYEYKEALKLI; encoded by the coding sequence ATGTTCGACCTTCCATGCGTAATCTTTGCAGGTGGCAAAAGTTCAAGAATGAAACAAGACAAAGCTCTTCTTTCATTTGGAGGCTTTGACACCTTAGCTGAGTTTCAACTCTCACGGCTTCAAAAAATCTTTAAAAATGTATATATTTCATGCAAAGACAAAAGTAGGTTTGATTTTGAAGCACAAATTGGGGAGGACTCTTTTATAGAAGATGTTAAATCATCCCAAACTTTTGCCCCTACTGCTGGTTTCGTTGCAATCTTTGCTACACTAAAAACAGACTCTTTTTTTGCTCTTAGCGTAGATGCGCCTTTTGTAGGATTCAAAGAGATTAAAACCATCGTAGATGCAGACACTCCTCATGCAGATGCAACTGTAGCAAAAACTGCATTTGGCATTCAACCCATGTGTGGCATCTATCATCGCTCATTAGAGAGTAAGTTTATTAAAATGCTCCAAGAAGACAACCACAAACTAGGCTACTTACTAAAATCTTCAAAGACAACTTTTGTAGAGTTTGAAGATGAGAGAGCCTTTTTAAATCTGAACTACCCTTATGAGTATAAAGAAGCTCTAAAATTAATCTAG
- a CDS encoding HP0495 family protein yields MEILNDRDEKLILEYPCSWSYKLIAGEREALEKAIKDVIDERSHKLTHSKNSKGGKYVSMNLDLLVHNEDDRNFIYEALKAHQNIKMVL; encoded by the coding sequence GTGGAGATTTTAAACGATAGAGATGAGAAACTAATCCTTGAGTATCCTTGTTCTTGGTCTTACAAGCTAATAGCAGGCGAAAGAGAAGCGCTAGAGAAAGCTATAAAAGATGTTATAGATGAGAGAAGTCATAAGCTCACACACTCTAAAAACTCAAAAGGTGGCAAGTATGTAAGCATGAATCTCGACTTGCTTGTTCACAATGAAGATGATAGAAACTTTATATATGAAGCTCTAAAGGCTCATCAAAATATCAAAATGGTACTATAA
- a CDS encoding NAD(P)/FAD-dependent oxidoreductase — translation MAISRRKALQLSGVTAAAVAISGCSKAKSLKPEQTTKPKTTYKAPIANAKGPRVVVVGGGWSGLSIAKYTKIFAPNADVILVEQRHEFVSCPLSNLWLVDKIELEFLTHDYLQAARENNYTYFHATAIGLDKKNRILETSDGDISFDYLVFAPGIDYDYSRWTDDIAFETRLRQEYPAGFIPGSEHLTLRNKILNFKGGNFILTVPSGNYRCLPAPYERACVIADYFKQKKLKAKVILLDENNTITIKKEGFQSAFDELYGDYIEYMPNTVINNIDLDNKIVETDFDEIDFEEAAFYPHVRGAKILERVGIAKDAKNMLEGDINTLTYEVNGEKDIYIAGDSRPMGFSKSGNTANSEGHFVAKLIAQKINKTREIKWESPTTTCFSAISIEPERAIYIYTQYAHNKTDLAFNFASTTSSEDWLKDGEVNASSIYQWAAALYTDMFSK, via the coding sequence ATGGCTATATCAAGAAGAAAAGCTTTACAATTATCAGGTGTTACTGCTGCTGCTGTAGCAATAAGTGGATGTAGTAAAGCCAAGAGCCTAAAACCAGAGCAAACGACGAAGCCTAAAACTACCTACAAAGCGCCTATAGCTAATGCAAAAGGTCCTAGGGTAGTTGTAGTAGGCGGTGGATGGTCAGGCCTATCTATTGCAAAATATACAAAGATATTTGCTCCAAATGCAGATGTTATCTTAGTTGAACAAAGACATGAGTTCGTATCATGTCCTCTTAGTAACTTATGGCTAGTAGATAAAATTGAGTTAGAGTTTTTAACTCATGATTATCTTCAAGCTGCAAGAGAAAATAATTATACTTATTTTCATGCAACTGCAATCGGACTTGATAAAAAAAATCGTATTTTAGAGACTAGCGATGGTGATATCAGCTTTGACTACTTGGTTTTTGCACCAGGTATTGATTATGACTATTCTAGATGGACAGACGATATAGCATTTGAGACAAGGCTTAGACAAGAGTATCCGGCAGGTTTTATACCTGGTTCTGAACATCTTACCCTGCGAAACAAGATTCTTAACTTCAAAGGTGGAAACTTTATTTTAACAGTTCCAAGCGGGAATTATAGATGTCTTCCAGCTCCTTATGAAAGAGCATGTGTGATTGCAGATTATTTTAAACAAAAGAAATTAAAAGCAAAAGTTATACTGCTAGATGAAAACAACACCATAACGATCAAAAAAGAAGGTTTCCAATCTGCTTTTGATGAACTCTATGGCGATTATATTGAGTATATGCCCAACACAGTTATAAATAATATAGATCTAGACAATAAAATAGTTGAAACTGATTTTGATGAAATTGATTTTGAAGAGGCTGCTTTTTACCCTCATGTTAGAGGTGCAAAGATATTAGAAAGAGTAGGTATAGCCAAAGATGCAAAAAATATGCTTGAGGGTGATATTAACACTCTTACATACGAAGTCAATGGCGAAAAAGATATATATATCGCAGGCGATTCTAGACCAATGGGCTTTTCAAAGTCAGGAAATACTGCCAATTCAGAAGGGCACTTTGTAGCTAAACTAATAGCTCAAAAAATAAATAAAACAAGAGAAATAAAGTGGGAGTCACCAACTACTACTTGTTTTTCTGCTATTTCTATAGAACCAGAGAGAGCGATCTATATCTATACTCAATATGCTCATAATAAAACAGATTTAGCATTTAATTTTGCATCAACGACTAGTAGTGAGGACTGGCTTAAAGATGGAGAGGTTAATGCAAGTTCTATTTATCAGTGGGCAGCTGCTCTATATACAGATATGTTTAGTAAATAA